From a region of the Posidoniimonas corsicana genome:
- a CDS encoding AsmA-like C-terminal region-containing protein codes for MLAVAVGGYLYFKLDEEITHFAQQYLAAQYADLDVRVEAARYVPGSGVMITGIRVAEPQVGAPARPLLTVPELRLVGSIDVEALTTRKPKIERIEAIRPELHAVRLADGRWNLERLRPTAESDGPAGVPLHIHGATVVVSDAAKPDAEPITLRNVDLKLTTGPAAPGAAPGVERVKIEGQAQDTLAQLIKVNGAADTDGGRLDVTIDVSQLGLTTGRLMAAPGLSPLLLAGATVEAMVDARTTIKRLSPAGPLDWKCDFKVSKGTLAHPLIPKQMTEVELRGDCDPAGVRIEQANAKNGGAELNGALNMLGWGPQARAAGWLRALKLELNSDLYRSLPDSLKRSWDRFDPTGEVDALAYFWTSPGRIWSDVKLDGRNLTFEDKKKFPFRLTSGTGSLRFVDKQAKEQSRLTVSISAEADGRPVQIGGEFQGLPQPPERRGECPVGYLKVTGTSLRVSPRLLAALPDNARGVVQSLRPAGEFGVTWTMRRDSLQEPEPTFATDLVIHDGAIRYDKFPYPIRRLTGTVQQRDKRWTFSDLRARGDGGVTTLTAAGTFDAAATPPRLDLQINGGGVPLDETLRAALPPPQQQAWAALRPSGRVSFESRVGYSAGDPAPQINLTARPVGDTVSLMPTFFEYGLEALQGEFEITDGEVRFVQARARHGPTRLMSDGHYQRDEQNGWRFDLVNLNVERLAINSDFRAAAPLELKKVIDCLEPQGGVGVHRGRLTFAHNGDPARPVQANWDLFVDCLQLDVNVGARVDDVNGTVRVVGDSVAGRSFGELQLDSLLWNGMQLTNVTGPLYCDRSICRLGRGVADLQRGQPRPITAQAYGGVVTMDGHAVHGALAKYGMGVTLKAIDLERLSNDYLHNTAGMTGKVDGQVTLQGTGNKIYGLTGSGHLEATDADLYELPLLVSMLKVLRNRPVDSTAFNTVTTDFTMRGEHIQFQKLDLEGDAISLYGRGEASLDRRLNLVFHTMVGRNGFAAPVLRTLAGQASEQLLKIKVTGLMEEAVVTPETLPLVSNVIQQLQQDFSPQPLTRPAQLPGSAAQRR; via the coding sequence GTGCTGGCGGTCGCGGTCGGTGGGTACCTGTACTTCAAGCTCGACGAAGAGATCACCCACTTCGCGCAGCAGTACCTCGCCGCGCAGTACGCCGACCTGGACGTGCGGGTCGAGGCCGCCCGCTACGTGCCGGGCAGCGGGGTCATGATCACCGGCATCCGGGTGGCCGAGCCGCAGGTGGGCGCCCCGGCCCGGCCGCTGCTCACAGTGCCCGAGCTGCGTCTGGTCGGCTCGATCGACGTCGAGGCCCTGACCACCCGCAAGCCGAAGATCGAGCGGATCGAGGCGATCCGGCCCGAGCTGCACGCCGTGCGTCTGGCCGACGGCCGCTGGAACCTCGAGCGGCTCCGCCCCACTGCCGAATCCGACGGACCGGCCGGCGTGCCGCTGCACATCCACGGCGCCACGGTCGTGGTGTCCGACGCCGCCAAGCCGGACGCCGAGCCGATCACGCTCCGCAACGTCGACCTCAAGCTGACCACCGGCCCCGCCGCCCCCGGCGCCGCGCCCGGAGTCGAGCGTGTGAAGATCGAGGGGCAGGCGCAGGACACGCTCGCCCAGCTCATCAAGGTCAACGGCGCCGCCGACACCGACGGTGGGCGGCTCGACGTCACGATCGACGTGTCGCAGCTCGGCCTCACCACCGGGCGGCTGATGGCCGCGCCGGGGCTGTCGCCGCTGCTGCTGGCCGGCGCGACGGTCGAAGCCATGGTCGACGCCCGCACCACCATCAAGCGGCTCTCGCCCGCCGGCCCGCTCGACTGGAAGTGCGACTTCAAAGTCAGCAAGGGCACGCTCGCGCACCCGCTGATCCCCAAGCAGATGACCGAGGTCGAGCTCCGGGGAGACTGCGACCCGGCCGGCGTCCGCATCGAGCAGGCCAACGCCAAGAACGGCGGCGCCGAGCTGAACGGCGCGCTCAACATGCTGGGCTGGGGCCCCCAGGCCCGCGCAGCCGGCTGGCTGCGGGCGCTGAAGCTGGAGCTCAACTCGGACCTCTACCGTTCGCTCCCCGACTCGCTCAAGCGTTCCTGGGACCGTTTCGACCCGACCGGCGAGGTCGACGCGCTGGCGTACTTCTGGACCTCGCCCGGCCGCATCTGGTCGGACGTGAAGCTCGACGGACGGAACCTGACCTTCGAGGACAAGAAGAAATTCCCGTTCCGGCTAACGTCGGGGACCGGCTCGCTCCGGTTTGTCGACAAGCAGGCGAAGGAGCAGTCGCGGCTGACGGTGTCGATCAGCGCCGAGGCGGACGGACGGCCGGTGCAGATCGGCGGCGAATTCCAAGGCCTCCCCCAGCCGCCCGAGCGGCGGGGCGAGTGCCCGGTAGGCTACCTGAAGGTGACCGGCACGTCGCTGCGGGTCAGCCCGCGCCTGCTAGCAGCGCTCCCCGACAACGCCCGCGGCGTGGTGCAGTCGCTCCGCCCGGCCGGCGAGTTCGGCGTCACCTGGACGATGCGGCGGGACTCGCTGCAGGAGCCCGAGCCGACCTTCGCCACCGACCTGGTGATCCACGACGGCGCCATCCGCTACGACAAGTTCCCCTACCCCATCCGCCGCCTGACCGGCACGGTGCAGCAGCGCGACAAGCGGTGGACGTTCTCCGACCTACGCGCCCGCGGCGACGGCGGGGTCACGACCCTCACCGCCGCCGGCACGTTCGACGCGGCGGCCACACCGCCGCGGCTGGACCTGCAGATCAACGGCGGCGGCGTCCCGCTAGACGAAACGCTCCGCGCCGCCCTGCCCCCCCCCCAGCAGCAGGCGTGGGCCGCGCTGCGCCCTAGCGGGCGGGTGTCGTTCGAGTCGCGGGTCGGCTACTCGGCCGGCGACCCGGCCCCGCAGATCAACCTCACCGCCCGGCCGGTAGGCGACACCGTTTCCCTGATGCCGACGTTCTTCGAGTACGGGCTCGAGGCGCTGCAGGGGGAGTTCGAGATCACCGACGGCGAGGTCCGCTTTGTTCAGGCCCGCGCCCGACACGGCCCCACCCGGCTGATGTCCGACGGGCACTACCAGCGTGACGAGCAGAACGGCTGGCGGTTCGACCTGGTGAACCTCAACGTCGAGCGGCTGGCCATCAACTCCGACTTCCGCGCTGCGGCGCCGCTCGAGCTCAAAAAGGTAATCGACTGCCTCGAGCCCCAGGGCGGCGTCGGCGTGCACCGGGGGCGGCTCACCTTCGCGCACAATGGCGACCCCGCACGGCCGGTGCAGGCCAACTGGGACCTGTTCGTCGACTGCCTGCAGCTGGACGTTAACGTCGGCGCGCGGGTGGACGACGTCAACGGCACCGTGCGCGTGGTGGGGGACAGCGTCGCCGGCCGCTCGTTCGGCGAGCTGCAGCTCGACAGCCTGCTGTGGAACGGCATGCAGCTGACCAACGTCACCGGACCACTGTACTGCGACCGCAGCATCTGCCGCCTGGGCCGCGGGGTCGCGGACCTGCAGCGCGGCCAGCCCCGGCCCATCACCGCCCAGGCCTACGGCGGCGTCGTGACGATGGACGGGCACGCCGTGCACGGCGCCCTCGCCAAGTACGGCATGGGCGTCACGCTCAAGGCGATCGACCTCGAGCGGCTCAGCAACGACTACCTGCACAACACCGCTGGCATGACCGGCAAAGTCGATGGCCAGGTCACCCTGCAGGGCACCGGCAACAAGATCTACGGGCTGACCGGCAGCGGCCACCTCGAGGCGACCGACGCCGACCTCTACGAGCTGCCGCTGCTGGTGTCGATGCTCAAAGTGCTCCGCAACCGCCCGGTCGACTCCACCGCGTTCAACACCGTGACCACCGACTTCACGATGCGGGGCGAGCACATCCAGTTCCAGAAGCTGGACCTGGAGGGCGACGCCATCAGCCTGTACGGCCGCGGCGAGGCGAGCCTCGACCGCCGCCTGAACCTGGTTTTCCACACGATGGTCGGACGCAACGGTTTTGCGGCGCCGGTGCTCCGCACGCTGGCCGGCCAGGCAAGCGAGCAACTGCTCAAGATCAAGGTGACCGGCCTGATGGAGGAAGCGGTCGTAACGCCTGAGACGCTGCCCCTTGTGAGCAACGTGATCCAGCAGCTGCAGCAAGACTTCAGCCCCCAGCCGCTCACCCGCCCCGCCCAGCTGCCCGGCTCGGCCGCCCAGAGAAGGTAG
- the purB gene encoding adenylosuccinate lyase — protein sequence MSEYYDNPLITRYASRKMAALWGAQKKFSTWRRLWVALAEAEAELGLPISEEQLNELRANVDQIDFDNAAAYEKKLRHDVMAHVHAYGDQCPGAKAIIHLGATSNFVVDNTDLILIRESLELVRDRLVAVIRALDDFAREHRALPTLGFTHMQPAQPTTVGKRATLWCYDLILDLEEVEHRLATLRARSTKGTTGTQASFLELFDGDHTKVRELETLVSQKMGFDQTYAVTGQTYPRGVDTHVLSTLGGLAGSCHKAATDIRLLANRKELEEPFEKHQIGSSAMAYKRNPMRSERICGLARYVMSLTANGADTHATQWMERTLDDSANRRLSLPQAFLGIDAVLSIYHNVASGLVVYPKVIERNLAAELPFMATENLLMEAVRAGGDRQDLHEVIRQHSQAAAAVVKQEGGDNDLLDRLRKDPAFAGVDVDAAVDASGLVGRAPEQVDEFLAEVVEPVLARLGEQAAGGDELRV from the coding sequence ATGTCCGAGTACTACGACAACCCCCTGATCACCCGCTACGCCTCGCGCAAGATGGCCGCCCTGTGGGGCGCGCAGAAGAAGTTCAGCACCTGGCGGCGGCTGTGGGTCGCGCTGGCCGAGGCCGAGGCCGAGCTCGGTTTGCCCATCAGCGAGGAGCAGCTCAACGAGCTGCGGGCGAACGTCGACCAGATCGACTTCGACAACGCCGCCGCCTATGAGAAGAAGCTGCGGCACGACGTCATGGCCCACGTGCACGCGTACGGCGACCAGTGCCCCGGCGCCAAGGCGATCATCCACCTCGGCGCGACCAGCAACTTCGTGGTCGACAATACCGACCTGATCCTGATCCGTGAGTCGCTGGAACTGGTGCGCGACCGGCTGGTGGCCGTGATCCGGGCGCTGGACGACTTCGCCCGCGAGCACCGCGCGTTGCCGACCCTCGGCTTCACCCACATGCAGCCGGCCCAGCCGACCACGGTTGGCAAGCGGGCCACGCTGTGGTGCTACGACCTGATCCTCGACCTGGAGGAGGTGGAGCACCGCCTGGCGACCCTCCGCGCCCGCAGCACCAAGGGCACCACCGGCACGCAGGCCAGCTTCCTGGAGTTGTTTGACGGCGACCACACCAAGGTGCGCGAGCTGGAAACGCTGGTCTCGCAGAAGATGGGCTTCGACCAGACCTACGCGGTCACCGGGCAGACCTACCCGCGGGGCGTCGACACGCACGTGCTGAGCACGCTGGGCGGGCTGGCCGGCAGCTGCCACAAGGCGGCCACCGACATCCGCCTGCTGGCCAACCGCAAGGAGCTGGAGGAGCCGTTCGAGAAGCACCAGATTGGCAGCTCGGCGATGGCCTACAAGCGGAACCCGATGCGGAGTGAGCGGATCTGCGGCCTGGCCCGCTACGTGATGAGCCTCACCGCCAACGGCGCCGACACGCACGCCACGCAGTGGATGGAGCGCACGCTCGACGACTCGGCCAACCGCCGGCTGTCGCTGCCGCAGGCGTTCTTGGGGATCGACGCGGTGCTGTCGATCTACCACAACGTGGCCAGCGGGCTGGTGGTGTACCCGAAGGTGATCGAGCGGAACCTGGCGGCCGAGCTGCCGTTCATGGCCACCGAGAACCTGCTGATGGAGGCCGTCCGCGCCGGCGGCGACCGCCAGGACCTGCACGAGGTGATCCGCCAGCACAGCCAGGCGGCCGCCGCGGTGGTGAAGCAGGAGGGCGGCGACAACGACTTGCTGGACCGGCTGCGGAAGGACCCGGCCTTCGCCGGCGTGGACGTCGACGCCGCGGTCGACGCGTCGGGCCTGGTGGGCCGCGCGCCGGAGCAGGTCGACGAGTTCCTGGCCGAGGTGGTCGAGCCGGTTCTCGCGCGGCTGGGCGAGCAGGCCGCCGGCGGCGACGAGCTGAGGGTGTAG
- a CDS encoding SDR family NAD(P)-dependent oxidoreductase, whose product METVLITGASSGIGRELAKLFAADGARLVLVARREQRLHELANELRRDHKTDSIVIAKDLADPAAPRALFDHLAAEQVEVDVLVNNAGFGALGRFIWLPPDRQTAMAQLNVVTLTELTRLFMQGMANRNRGGVLNVASTASFQPGPYMAVYYASKAYVRFLSEALAHEFRTTDITVSCLCPGPTETEFGADSGMESTALFWSTMTAERVAAIGYHGFRRGKRVIVPGLLNKIGAYAVRFTPPLLVRTLIGKIQHPKD is encoded by the coding sequence ATGGAGACCGTCCTCATCACCGGCGCCAGCTCCGGCATCGGCCGAGAGCTCGCCAAGCTGTTCGCCGCCGACGGTGCCCGGCTGGTGCTGGTCGCCCGCCGCGAGCAGCGGCTGCACGAGCTGGCCAACGAGCTGCGCCGCGACCACAAGACCGACTCGATCGTGATCGCCAAGGACCTGGCCGACCCGGCCGCGCCGCGCGCGCTGTTCGACCACCTGGCCGCCGAGCAGGTCGAGGTAGACGTGCTGGTCAACAACGCCGGCTTCGGCGCCCTCGGCCGGTTCATCTGGCTGCCCCCCGACCGGCAGACCGCCATGGCCCAGCTGAACGTGGTGACGCTGACCGAGCTGACCCGGCTGTTCATGCAGGGCATGGCCAACCGGAACCGGGGCGGCGTGCTGAACGTGGCGTCGACCGCCTCGTTCCAACCCGGCCCCTACATGGCCGTGTACTACGCCAGCAAGGCGTACGTGCGGTTCCTCAGCGAGGCCCTGGCCCACGAGTTCCGCACCACCGACATCACGGTCAGCTGCCTGTGCCCCGGCCCCACCGAGACCGAGTTCGGCGCCGACTCGGGCATGGAGTCGACCGCGCTGTTCTGGTCGACCATGACCGCCGAGCGCGTCGCCGCGATCGGCTATCACGGCTTCCGCCGCGGCAAGCGGGTTATCGTGCCGGGCCTGCTGAACAAGATCGGCGCGTACGCCGTCCGGTTCACGCCCCCCCTCCTCGTGCGGACGCTGATCGGCAAGATCCAGCACCCCAAGGACTAG
- a CDS encoding HD domain-containing protein: MKDFTRESLLHCPVHGYIPFTSIVPPGEVSERTLLDNPWLQRLRQIHQLQTAWWVYPSAEHTRFQHVVGAMHMASRTVDALYPSLHEVCHGDVPSRGYVECLARMAALLHDVGHGPFGHFFDAHFLKPHYGLNHEVLGAHIIEHELGELLRGVRECPNTRMADGESLDPAQVATLIMRPKTHDADQHPRWLILLRSLFCGLYTVDNMDFVLRDAYMSGYSSRAYDLDRLLRYSFFSDRGLTIHQKGMNALLKFVQTKSELFRAVYFHRTVRAIDKTLEGLFRDSRELLFPGNPLEHLEDYRGFTEWSLLIDVSRWSKFDDPATRSLGQRWDRLLERQVDWVCVEDRNQTVREGESEQTSVFADENVLEQVLRGKLPGEMRDLPMQIDLPRHIYRPDALAATAGQNFQYSPATGKVYPLTDDQLFKQLPLAHRACRIYLRKDHTSEQASAIGAALDAIVGSRGEDDLTNM; encoded by the coding sequence ATGAAGGACTTCACCCGCGAGAGCCTGCTGCACTGCCCGGTGCACGGGTACATCCCGTTCACGTCGATTGTGCCGCCCGGCGAGGTGTCGGAGCGGACGCTGCTGGACAACCCCTGGCTGCAGCGGCTGCGGCAGATCCACCAGCTGCAGACCGCCTGGTGGGTGTACCCCTCGGCCGAGCACACGCGGTTTCAGCACGTGGTGGGCGCCATGCACATGGCCAGCCGCACGGTCGATGCGCTGTACCCCAGCCTGCACGAGGTCTGCCACGGCGACGTGCCCAGCCGCGGCTATGTTGAGTGCCTGGCCCGCATGGCGGCCCTGCTGCACGACGTCGGCCACGGGCCGTTCGGGCATTTCTTCGACGCGCACTTCCTGAAGCCGCACTACGGCCTGAACCACGAGGTGCTGGGCGCGCACATCATCGAGCACGAGCTGGGCGAGCTGCTCCGCGGCGTGCGGGAGTGCCCCAACACCCGGATGGCCGACGGCGAGTCGCTCGACCCGGCGCAGGTGGCCACGCTGATCATGCGGCCCAAAACGCACGACGCCGACCAGCACCCCCGCTGGCTGATCCTGCTGCGGAGCCTGTTCTGCGGCCTGTACACCGTGGACAACATGGACTTTGTGCTCCGCGACGCGTACATGTCCGGCTACAGCTCGCGGGCGTACGACCTTGACCGGCTGCTGCGGTACAGCTTCTTCAGCGACCGCGGGCTGACCATCCACCAGAAGGGGATGAACGCGCTCTTGAAGTTCGTGCAGACCAAGAGCGAGCTGTTCCGCGCGGTCTACTTCCACCGCACCGTGCGGGCGATCGACAAGACGCTCGAGGGCCTGTTCCGCGACAGCCGCGAGCTGCTGTTCCCCGGCAACCCGCTGGAGCACCTGGAGGACTACCGCGGGTTCACCGAGTGGTCGCTGCTGATCGACGTGTCGCGGTGGAGCAAGTTCGACGACCCAGCCACCCGCTCGCTGGGCCAGCGGTGGGACCGGCTGCTGGAGCGGCAGGTCGACTGGGTCTGCGTCGAGGACCGCAACCAGACCGTGCGCGAGGGCGAGAGCGAGCAGACCAGCGTGTTCGCCGACGAGAACGTGCTGGAGCAGGTGCTCCGCGGCAAGCTGCCCGGCGAGATGCGCGACCTGCCGATGCAGATCGACCTGCCGCGGCACATCTACCGGCCCGACGCGCTGGCGGCCACCGCCGGGCAGAACTTCCAGTACAGCCCGGCTACCGGCAAGGTGTACCCGCTGACCGACGACCAGCTGTTCAAGCAGCTGCCGCTGGCCCACCGCGCGTGCCGCATCTACCTGCGGAAGGACCACACGTCCGAGCAGGCCAGCGCGATCGGCGCCGCGCTCGACGCGATCGTCGGCAGCCGCGGCGAGGACGATTTGACGAACATGTAA
- a CDS encoding Fur family transcriptional regulator — MAEDLSQDFSLGEVQVASSPQERFEEYLQSKGQRITQQRRALVECVFEKHEHFDADELLEMVARHAEGASVSRATVYRTLDELVKAGLLRKMDLGGRAVYEHDYGYPQHDHLYCQQCHKLIEFRSEELMEIRDAVAAKHSFRVTGHRLIVSGVCEECSQKRHRRHSPLDLI, encoded by the coding sequence ATGGCAGAGGACCTCTCACAAGACTTTTCGCTGGGCGAAGTGCAGGTCGCCTCCTCCCCGCAGGAGCGGTTCGAGGAGTACCTGCAGAGCAAGGGCCAGCGGATCACGCAGCAGCGTCGGGCGCTGGTGGAGTGCGTGTTCGAGAAGCACGAGCACTTCGACGCCGACGAGCTGCTGGAGATGGTCGCGCGCCACGCCGAGGGCGCGTCGGTCAGCCGGGCCACCGTCTACCGCACGCTGGACGAGCTGGTCAAAGCCGGCCTGCTCCGCAAGATGGACCTGGGCGGCCGCGCAGTCTACGAGCACGACTACGGCTACCCCCAGCACGACCACCTCTACTGCCAGCAGTGCCACAAGCTGATCGAGTTCCGCAGCGAGGAGCTCATGGAGATCCGTGACGCCGTGGCCGCCAAGCACAGCTTCCGCGTCACCGGCCACCGGCTGATTGTGTCGGGCGTGTGCGAGGAGTGCAGCCAGAAGCGGCACCGCCGGCACTCGCCGCTCGACCTCATCTGA
- a CDS encoding CvpA family protein: MQPYDFLMIAVMAGLTLHGYSKGMAWQLAYLGSLIASYFVALKFADQMAPMFGDSAPWNKFIAMLVIYIGTSFVIWMGFRVVRGAIDKVKMEGFDHQMGALIGAARGALWCVGITFFAVTLLPQGQKEWILSTKSGRTIAVALDKTESVVPPEVHDVIAPVIQRIEQGLQNGGGTQAPTMPPQQQQPIWPTQQHASQPGQPQPQAGQQWPVAGAAGGWPNSNPGGAPAGGWPQQPAAPTYPPSGTPASPASWPNPRP, encoded by the coding sequence ATGCAGCCGTACGACTTCCTGATGATCGCCGTGATGGCTGGCCTGACGCTGCACGGCTACTCCAAGGGCATGGCCTGGCAGCTCGCTTACCTGGGGTCGCTGATCGCCAGCTACTTCGTGGCGCTCAAGTTCGCGGACCAGATGGCGCCGATGTTCGGCGACTCGGCGCCGTGGAACAAGTTCATCGCGATGCTGGTGATCTACATCGGCACATCGTTCGTGATCTGGATGGGCTTCCGGGTCGTCCGTGGCGCGATCGACAAGGTCAAGATGGAGGGCTTCGACCACCAGATGGGCGCGCTGATCGGCGCCGCCCGCGGTGCCCTGTGGTGCGTGGGGATCACTTTCTTCGCCGTGACCCTGCTGCCGCAGGGGCAGAAGGAGTGGATCCTGTCGACCAAGTCGGGCCGCACGATCGCCGTGGCTCTGGACAAGACCGAGTCGGTGGTCCCGCCCGAGGTGCACGACGTCATTGCCCCGGTGATCCAGCGGATCGAGCAGGGCCTGCAGAACGGCGGCGGGACGCAGGCGCCGACGATGCCCCCGCAGCAACAGCAGCCGATCTGGCCGACCCAGCAGCATGCTTCGCAGCCCGGTCAACCGCAGCCGCAGGCGGGTCAGCAGTGGCCGGTCGCCGGGGCCGCGGGCGGCTGGCCCAATTCCAACCCGGGCGGCGCCCCCGCTGGCGGCTGGCCCCAGCAGCCCGCGGCGCCGACCTACCCCCCCAGCGGCACCCCGGCGAGCCCCGCTTCGTGGCCGAACCCGCGGCCGTAG
- a CDS encoding flagellar biosynthesis anti-sigma factor FlgM — MQIHGATHVHGPQGLAGPHSNRPSQGASAPRPQTVDQLDISPEAAAASGAGEVRTDLVNSLKSQIASGAYETPEKLDAALDRLLDQIG, encoded by the coding sequence ATGCAGATTCACGGCGCCACCCACGTTCACGGACCCCAGGGCCTGGCCGGCCCGCACTCCAACCGCCCCTCGCAGGGCGCGTCGGCGCCGCGGCCGCAGACGGTCGACCAGCTGGATATCTCGCCCGAGGCGGCGGCCGCTTCCGGCGCCGGCGAGGTCCGTACCGACCTGGTCAACAGCCTAAAGAGCCAGATCGCCTCCGGCGCCTACGAGACGCCCGAGAAGCTCGACGCCGCCCTCGACCGCCTGCTGGACCAGATCGGCTAG